The nucleotide window GATGTTGTGCAAATGAAAGCCCTGCCACTGGAAATATCCATTAATGCCAAATATAGCTCGCCAGAACCAGCTACAAATCATTATAACGAACCGGCGCAATTAGCTAAAGAACCCAAGCACGATTTAAAAAACGCAGCCCTGGAAGCAGAATACGATACTATTTTAAAGGTACTGCGCGAGGTGAACTTTAATAAAACAAAAGCTGCCGAGATATTACAAATAGACCGTAAGACGTTATACAATAAAATGAAAGCCATTAACTTGGGCAAGTAGCATTATGGAGCCGGAAAAAAATGAAACGGTAAATATCGAAGTTATTCGCCAGCTAAGGCACGATATCCGCAACGAGCTTTCGGGTATGATATTATGTATTGAACAACTACGCTACGAATTAGCCAACGCCCCCGAAGACCAGCAGTACTACATGAAATCCATTAGTGAGGGGTGTATACACATTGATAAGTTTTTAGACGATATAGGGTCGTAGATAACTTAATAACATGTACCAGCGGCTATTGCTAATAAAGTACAGACCCAATTTTATTTCATTATTCCATACAAATAATCGGCCGTAAACTGCGCGGCTTCCAGCCACCGGCTTTGTGCTTTTGAGCCTTCAAAAAACGGATTGAAATGTTTTTGCAATTCGTGAGAATACCCTTTGTATACTTTAAGTGTATTAGGAATGTGTAGCGCATCGGCTTTGTTATGAATGTCGAGACTGCCATACAGCGACGAGTTTTTGTGGGTGATAGGTACTAAACCATCCTCGCTGCCATGTACGCTGATAATCGGTGTTTTGGCGTTGCTTAACCATCCCAGATCATAAATACTACCCCAATAATTTATTACGGCGTATATAGGCCGATGGGGCACCCCGCTGCTTTTAATTTCATCATCAGCAATATTAGCCAAACGGCCAAAGTCCTCATTTTTACTATAAGCGGCATTAAGGGCTATAAAGCCCCCGGCGGAATTACCCCCAAGAATAATTTTATCAGGATCAATATGGTACTTCGCTGCATTTGTGCGAAAATATGCTACCGCAAGCTTTGCATCCTGCGTAGCATAAAATGAGCCCTTTAGCAAATCATCAAAATGAAACAATGGGTTTGCCTTACTTAAACGATAATTGATAGAAGCACACACATAACCACGCCGGGCAAAGGTTTGGCTCCAAAGCTTTACGCCCTTAGCTGTTTTGGAGCCAAATTTAAAGCCACCTCCATGCATCCAAATGATTAACGGGCGGGAACTTGCATCATCGCCCTTGGGTTGATACAGATCGAACAGGTATGATTTTTTTTGATCCTTGGATGCCTGGGAGTTGTAACTGAGATCCTTCTCAAGGAGAATATCGTTAAAAACAATATCCTTATATCTTTTGCCCGGCTGGCTTTGCGCTATAACATTTTGCATTACCAGCAAAGCAGAAAAAATTAGTATTTGCCGTTTTATCATACCTGATATACGTTACAAATAGTTGGACGGGTTGTTTGCGCGGGCTTTTATTAATAATGGATCAGCTCTATGAAGTTAAGCCAAACAGAAAAAGCCACTTCCTTTGAAAAGGAAGCGGCTTTTTTATATTTAATACAGCCCTGAACGGGCGTATAAATTAAACCCTTTTTGATTTGATACGGGCTGCCTTACCTGTCAATTCGCGCAGGTAGAACAATTTAGCACGGCGTACTTTACCAACGTTGTTTACATCAATTTTATCGATGTTTGGAGAGTTGATAGGGAAAATACGCTCAACACCTATACCGTTTGATACTTTACGTACAGTAAAAGTTTCATTATTGCCAGTACTGTTGCGTTGTATAACTACGCCCTGGTAAACCTGGATACGTTCCTTGTTACCTTCCCTGATTTTGTAGTGTACGCTAATGGTATCACCAGCTTTAAACGCAGGAACTTTATTATTTACTACCGATTGTTCTTCAACAAATTTTACTAAATCCATGATTTTTAGCTCTTAAAAGCGATTTTTAGCCCGTAAAAATCGGACTGCAATATTAGCAATATTTTTTTAAAATAAAAAACCGATCTTAAAATTTTCCACAATTAATATTTCTCTCCACAAAACGAGTGTGCCTGATGCATAATTATCATTTCAGGATTATATATTATGGCGCCTGAACAAGGCTTTTGGATATGGACACGCATGGTTTAAAGGTGATAATTTTATAAACCCCGCAAATGCGGTTTGCGCCACATAATTAACCGCCACACCAATTCGCCACTCAGTAAAGCGGCAAGGGCAAACAAAGCAGGCTTCA belongs to Mucilaginibacter boryungensis and includes:
- a CDS encoding histidine kinase, translated to MEPEKNETVNIEVIRQLRHDIRNELSGMILCIEQLRYELANAPEDQQYYMKSISEGCIHIDKFLDDIGS
- a CDS encoding alpha/beta hydrolase, whose protein sequence is MIKRQILIFSALLVMQNVIAQSQPGKRYKDIVFNDILLEKDLSYNSQASKDQKKSYLFDLYQPKGDDASSRPLIIWMHGGGFKFGSKTAKGVKLWSQTFARRGYVCASINYRLSKANPLFHFDDLLKGSFYATQDAKLAVAYFRTNAAKYHIDPDKIILGGNSAGGFIALNAAYSKNEDFGRLANIADDEIKSSGVPHRPIYAVINYWGSIYDLGWLSNAKTPIISVHGSEDGLVPITHKNSSLYGSLDIHNKADALHIPNTLKVYKGYSHELQKHFNPFFEGSKAQSRWLEAAQFTADYLYGIMK
- the rplS gene encoding 50S ribosomal protein L19, which translates into the protein MDLVKFVEEQSVVNNKVPAFKAGDTISVHYKIREGNKERIQVYQGVVIQRNSTGNNETFTVRKVSNGIGVERIFPINSPNIDKIDVNNVGKVRRAKLFYLRELTGKAARIKSKRV